In Cryptomeria japonica chromosome 10, Sugi_1.0, whole genome shotgun sequence, a genomic segment contains:
- the LOC131858862 gene encoding BTB/POZ domain-containing protein At3g50780-like, whose translation MEEYEPRFGALLSVDVKMWLTGPNNENYERNPVYLHSVILKRSEFFKVTMSESSSLDKPTEIRVTTCHKFDDYLKCIELMYRERVFFSNIEHCLAILSVASELMADDCINKCMQYLEAVWWSVEQESQIRDVLSSLGLKLIPDLAARFDKENGDHIISVERIINEMVSFSKDKHATGRNRGISEQYIGGIIVRDNRRDFVGECGYVLLNEFKSAIGSHKFLTMRSLFEYIKHCDGNILKLAFTAFCEVPQFSKYVEESYKYLRFGEDVFYIIIWFMKIIADGRVIISRPSRITFLTTWLPIMAELCSERLHKLEELDNAALGVVESVPLIDRRRICMLWTEVYRKLNIDVTTPFNLFQQLQDTHIKAVIYHALFDVR comes from the coding sequence atggaagaatatGAGCCGCGATTCGGAGCCCTACTTTCTGTAGATGTCAAAATGTGGTTGACGGGACCAAATAATGAAAATTACGAAAGAAATCCAGTTTATCTCCACTCTGTGATTCTCAAAAGATCGGAATTTTTCAAAGTTACGATGTCTGAGAGCTCGTCATTGGATAAACCAACCGAGATAAGAGTAACTACTTGCCATAAGTTCGATGACTATTTAAAATGCATTGAACTCATGTATCGTGAGCGGGTGTTTTTCTCGAATATTGAGCACTGCCTGGCTATTCTTTCAGTTGCTTCTGAGTTGATGGCTGATGACTGCATCAACAAATGCATGCAATACTTGGAAGCAGTTTGGTGGAGTGTGGAGCAAGAATCACAAATTCGAGATGTCCTTTCATCTCTGGGATTGAAACTTATACCAGACTTAGCTGCCAGGTTTGATAAGGAGAACGGCGACCATATAATCTCTGTGGAAAGGATTATCAATGAAATGGTCTCCTTTTCTAAAGACAAGCATGCCACCGGAAGAAACCGGGGAATTTCTGAGCAATATATAGGGGGCATCATCGTGCGAGACAATAGAAGAGATTTTGTGGGAGAATGCGGGTATGTGCTCTTGAACGAGTTCAAATCAGCTATTGGTTCTCATAAATTCTTAACTATGAGGTCGCTCTTTGAATATATAAAGCATTGTGACGGAAATATATTGAAACTTGCATTCACCGCTTTTTGTGAAGTTCCACAATTTTCGAAGTATGTAGAGGAGAGTTACAAATACCTTAGATTTGGTGAAGATGTGTTCTACATTATAATTTGGTTTATGAAGATCATCGCAGACGGAAGGGTAATAATTTCAAGACCTTCTCGAATTACTTTTCTCACAACATGGTTACCAATCATGGCAGAATTGTGCTCTGAAAGACTTCACAAACTTGAAGAGCTTGATAATGCAGCGCTTGGCGTCGTTGAGAGCGTCCCTCTAATTGACAGGAGACGTATATGCATGCTATGGACAGAGGTTTACAGGAAGCTTAACATCGACGTCACTACGCCATTTAATTTGTTTCAACAACTGCAGGATACCCATATCAAAGCAGTAATATATCATGCTTTATTTGATGTTCGATAA